Proteins encoded within one genomic window of Gadus macrocephalus chromosome 16, ASM3116895v1:
- the LOC132475122 gene encoding uncharacterized protein LOC132475122 — protein MALNNAIVRNKTIIQEILSADPQFILDKVIEKGLITDREYTKLNSINKGDAEDLVIKLVDKLINKGRQSKFIGLLQDKKVLETYPKLEDVEWGDSGSTASSSSLSIGHGDNETVVEPRKKTRGNGGRKRNRSESEEEVTNKKPCTVEGSGSNTETRSAGQALTDKELMKVAETLGQEWEQAAIHLGLKTKDLDDIKAEHRPVAMQKQKMLVLWKRRRPPGEATAHDLLRGLEDLEDLPVETRLLLTGMMKKSSE, from the exons ATGGCACTCAATAACGCTATTGTACGCAACAAGACAATCATTCAAGAAATTCTATCGGCAGATCCCCAATTCATACTTGACAAAGTGATAGAGAAAGGACTGATAACCGACCGCGAATACACCAAACTAAACTCCATCAACAAGGGGGACGCAGAGGATCTCGTTATCAAGCTCGTGGACAAACTCATTAACAAAGGAAGACAATCCAAGTTCATTGGGCTTCTGCAGGACAAGAAAGTCCTAGAAACGTATCCTAAACTTGAAGACGTGGAATGGGGAGACAGTGGGTCTACCGCCTCATCGAGCAGTTTGAGTATTG GACATGGGGACAACGAGACGGTAGTAGAGCCAAGGAAAAAAACGAGAG GAAATGGAGGCCGGAAAAGAAACAGAAGTGAATCAGAAGAAGAAGTGACCAATAAGAAACCTTGCACGGTGGAGGGGTCAG GCAGCAACACTGAAACCCGCTCGGCAGGGCAGGCTCTGACTGATAAGGAGCTCATGAAGGTGGCCGAAACGCTGGGACAGGAGTGGGAGCAGGCGGCCATCCACCTGGGGCTGAAGACCAAAGATCTGGACGACATCAAGGCAGAACATAGACCTGTGGCCATGCAGAAGCAGAAGATGTTGGTGCTGTGGAAGCGCCGAAGACCACCAGGAGAGGCCACAGCTCATGACCTGCTGAGAGGTCTGGAAGACCTGGAGGACCTACCGGTCGAGACTCGTCTGTTATTGACAG GCATGATGAAGAAATCATCAGAATAG